The stretch of DNA TGGAGAACGTCACCGACGGCAAGCTGCTGCGGATCTTCGTCGGCGAGGACGACGAACACGACGGACGTCCCCTCTACCAGGCCATCGTCGAACTGCTCCGACGCGAGGGACTGGCCGGCGCGACCGTCGTCCGCGGCATCATGGGGTTCGGCCGTTCCAGCATCGTGCACACCGCCAAGGTC from Actinomycetota bacterium encodes:
- a CDS encoding DUF190 domain-containing protein, yielding MENVTDGKLLRIFVGEDDEHDGRPLYQAIVELLRREGLAGATVVRGIMGFGRSSIVHTAKV